One window of the Eucalyptus grandis isolate ANBG69807.140 chromosome 8, ASM1654582v1, whole genome shotgun sequence genome contains the following:
- the LOC104456396 gene encoding nuclear exosome regulator NRDE2 isoform X3, translating into MESEADEAAATAMAGETGAPESPHRREEPGTTAPSLFPLSGAPAAVAPCAPQWLSNSSFAVDFAAINEAAAAAASAVHDRPVSPLSDSESEDGGGRERKGGLPAAGTSYDLLESSESGGDSKGESRRRKKKSKRRRRRSRERGDDGAGDFGSRKSDVRAWAGSAVKPAKDYYFDSRGDRDNLAFGSIYRMDVARHRLLNPEKAIGIEFRRLYQQKGSILDADGDVDALDSKLKSAGRYWSPKHSALERHRNFKRSRILAPRKSTSDPPGDFIALLEPKTSGDSKDGGSGVETFMVEESWEDEVLRKTREFNRRTRENPYNDKAWLEFAEFQDKVASRQPQKGARLQTLEKKIGILEKAAELNPDNEELLLCLLKAYQSRDSSDVLLGRWEKILVQHSSSSNLWREFLRILKGEFSRFKVSDVRKMYSHAIQALSSACSKQLRQVSQISDASLDPTVEHLELGLVEVFISLCRFEWQAGYRELATALFQAQIEFSLFCPSLRLTENSKQRLFEHFWSSGAARVGEEGAVGWSTWLEKEEEDRQRIIKEETSQDEEKGGWTGWFEPLSKHGETDKPSEGVPDAAVEDVEEDGEPEDTNQEDDTETLLKMLGIDIDTGPSDNVKDVSTWTRWSVEESSRDCIHWMPVHAKSAGKSSTNEDSDKEEDEDLFGVILYEDVCEYLFSLCSEESRLFLVTQFVEFFGGKVSERICTNNSSWLEKILSLEELPDALLHWFRRVHDTLKKVDGTSNSCSIEFLLSCENDISEKGPMMTFLRNAILLCLTAFPRNYFLEEAALIAEELSVTKMNSLSYSGAPCRVLAKSLLKRDRQDILLCGVYAQREAVAGNIDLARKVFDMALSSAEVLPPERQSVAPLLYLWYAEVELSSNHDQESLLRTMHILCCLGSGVAYSSFKCQPSQMQLLRARQGFRERLRMVNSAWSRGSVNDESVALVCSAALFEELTSGWATGIEVLDQALSMVLPDISIQSRTFQCSSRDQPSLYITK; encoded by the exons ATGGAGAGCGAAGCAGACGAAGCAGCGGCaaccgccatggccggcgagacGGGCGCACCGGAATCGCCACACCGACGGGAAGAGCCCGGAACCACCGCgccctctctcttccccctgTCCGGCGCCCCGGCGGCCGTCGCCCCGTGCGCCCCGCAGTGGCTCTCCAACTCCAGCTTCGCCGTCGACTTCGCCGCCATAAAcgaagccgccgccgccgccgcctccgccgtccACGACCGGCCCGTTTCTCCGCTGTCGGATTCGGAATCGGAGGACGGAGGAGGGAGGGAACGGAAGGGCGGCTTGCCCGCTGCCGGGACTTCCTACGACCTATTGGAGTCGTCCGAGTCCGGCGGAGATTCGAAGGGCGAgagcaggaggaggaagaagaagagcaagcgcaggaggaggagatcgagagagagaggagacgatgGGGCAGGTGACTTCGGCTCGAGGAAGTCGGATGTGAGGGCATGGGCTGGTTCGGCTGTCAAGCCTGCCAAAGATTATTACTTCGATTCTCGCGGGGACCGCGATAATTTGGCTTTCGGATCCATCTACAG AATGGACGTGGCTCGCCACAGACTTTTAAATCCTGAGAAGGCTATCGGCATTGAGTTTAGAAGGTTGTATCAACAGAAGGGTTCAATTCTGGATGCAGATGGTGATGTAGATGCCCTGGATAGTAAACTAAAGTCTGCTGGAAGATATTGGTCTCCAAAGCATTCAGCCTTGGAACGCCATAGAAATTTTAAACGCTCGCGTATTTTGGCACCAAGGAAATCCACTTCTGACCCCCCAGGAGATTTCATTGCTTTGTTGGAGCCCAAAACTTCGGGGGACAGTAAGGATGGTGGTTCAGGCgttgaaacttttatggttgagGAATCTTGGGAAGATGAGGTGCTTCGCAAGACGCGGGAGTTTAATAGGAGGACTCGAGAGAATCCCTACAATGACAAAGCTTGGCTAGAGTTTGCTGAATTTCAAGACAAGGTGGCAAGTAGGCAGCCACAGAAAGGTGCTCGCTTGCAAACTCTAGAAAAGAAGATTGGTATACTGGAGAAAGCAGCAGAGCTTAACCCAGATAATGAAGAACTGTTGCTTTGTCTCCTCAAGGCTTATCAGAGCAGAGATAGCAGCGATGTGCTCCTTGGAAGATGGGAGAAGATACTTGTACAGCATTCAAGTAGTTCCAATTTGTGGAGAGAGTTTTTACGTATACTTAAGGGGGAATTTTCCAGGTTCAAGGTTTCTGACGTGAGGAAGATGtattcacatgcaattcaagcGCTATCTTCAGCATGCAGCAAGCAGCTTAGGCAG GTTTCCCAGATATCTGATGCTTCTCTTGATCCCACTGTTGAACATCTGGAACTTGGACTTGTTGAGGTTTTTATCAGCCTTTGCAGGTTTGAGTGGCAGGCTGGTTACCGCGAACTAGCTACTGCTTTGTTCCAGGCTCAAATTGAGTTTAGTTTGTTCTGTCCTTCTTTACGCCTGACTGAGAACAGTAAGCAAAGGCTCTTTGAGCATTTTTGGAGCAGTGGTGCTGCAAGAGTTGGAGAAGAAGGGGCAGTTGGTTGGTCCACATGGctggaaaaggaggaggaagatagGCAGAGGATAATCAAGGAGGAGACCTCGCAAGATGAGGAAAAGGGAGGTTGGACAGGATGGTTTGAACCACTGTCCAAGCACGGGGAAACTGATAAACCATCAGAAGGGGTTCCTGATGCTGCTGTTGAGGATGTTGAGGAGGATGGCGAGCCTGAGGACACAAACCAGGAAGATGACACTGAAACTTTGTTAAAGATGCTAGGAATTGATATCGACACCGGTCCCAGTGACAACGTCAAAGACGTTTCCACTTGGACTAGATGGTCGGTAGAAGAGTCCTCAAGAGATTGCATTCACTGGATGCCTGTACATGCAAaatcag CAGGGAAGTCTAGTACTAATGAGGACAGTGAcaaagaagaggatgaagatcttTTTGGGGTCATTCTGTATGAGGATGTTTGTGAATACTTGTTCTCACTGTGCTCAGAAGAGAGCCGATTGTTTTTAGTGACCCagtttgttgaattttttggtGGAAAGGTATCTGAGAG GATTTGTACGAACAACTCAAGCTGGTTGGAGAAAATCCTGAGCCTTGAAGAATTGCCTGATGCTTTATTACATTGGTTTAGAAGAGTCCATGATACATTAAAGAAAGTGGATGGTACTTCAAACAGTTGCAGTATAGAATTCCTTTTGAGCTGCGAGAATGACATTTCTGAAAAGGGCCCCATGATGACTTTTTTGCGCAATGCTATCCTACTTTGTCTCACTGCTTTTCCAAGAAACTATTTCCTGGAAGAAGCAGCACTCATTGCTGAAGAGCTTTCAGTTACAAAAATGAATTCTCTTAGCTATTCTGGAGCACCATGTCGTGTACTTGCAAAGAGCCTCTTAAAAAGGGATCGTCAG GATATATTACTCTGCGGAGTTTATGCACAGAGAGAAGCTGTTGCTGGGAATATTGATCTTGCAAGAAAAGTGTTTGACATGGCATTGTCATCTGCTGAAGTGCTTCCTCCG GAACGACAGTCTGTTGCTCCACTGTTATATTTATGGTATGCTGAAGTAGAGCTTTCCAGCAATCATGACCAAGAGTCACTACTCCGCACAATGCATATTTTGTGTTGCCTAGGGAGTGGTGTAGCATACAGCTCATTCAAATGCCAACCATCGCAGATGCAACTGCTCAGAGCGCGCCAGGGGTTCAGAGAGAGATTGAGAATGGTAAATTCAGCATGGTCACGTGGTTCTGTTAACGATGAGTCTGTTGCTCTTGTGTGTTCAGCTGCTTTGTTTGAGGAGTTGACTAGTGGATGGGCAACAGGTATAGAGGTTTTAGATCAAGCTCTTTCAATGGTGCTTCCAG ACATATCCATACAGTCCAGAACTTTTCAGTGCTCTAGTAGAGATCAGCCATCTCTATACATCACCAAATAA
- the LOC104456396 gene encoding nuclear exosome regulator NRDE2 isoform X1: MESEADEAAATAMAGETGAPESPHRREEPGTTAPSLFPLSGAPAAVAPCAPQWLSNSSFAVDFAAINEAAAAAASAVHDRPVSPLSDSESEDGGGRERKGGLPAAGTSYDLLESSESGGDSKGESRRRKKKSKRRRRRSRERGDDGAGDFGSRKSDVRAWAGSAVKPAKDYYFDSRGDRDNLAFGSIYRMDVARHRLLNPEKAIGIEFRRLYQQKGSILDADGDVDALDSKLKSAGRYWSPKHSALERHRNFKRSRILAPRKSTSDPPGDFIALLEPKTSGDSKDGGSGVETFMVEESWEDEVLRKTREFNRRTRENPYNDKAWLEFAEFQDKVASRQPQKGARLQTLEKKIGILEKAAELNPDNEELLLCLLKAYQSRDSSDVLLGRWEKILVQHSSSSNLWREFLRILKGEFSRFKVSDVRKMYSHAIQALSSACSKQLRQVSQISDASLDPTVEHLELGLVEVFISLCRFEWQAGYRELATALFQAQIEFSLFCPSLRLTENSKQRLFEHFWSSGAARVGEEGAVGWSTWLEKEEEDRQRIIKEETSQDEEKGGWTGWFEPLSKHGETDKPSEGVPDAAVEDVEEDGEPEDTNQEDDTETLLKMLGIDIDTGPSDNVKDVSTWTRWSVEESSRDCIHWMPVHAKSAGKSSTNEDSDKEEDEDLFGVILYEDVCEYLFSLCSEESRLFLVTQFVEFFGGKVSERICTNNSSWLEKILSLEELPDALLHWFRRVHDTLKKVDGTSNSCSIEFLLSCENDISEKGPMMTFLRNAILLCLTAFPRNYFLEEAALIAEELSVTKMNSLSYSGAPCRVLAKSLLKRDRQDILLCGVYAQREAVAGNIDLARKVFDMALSSAEVLPPERQSVAPLLYLWYAEVELSSNHDQESLLRTMHILCCLGSGVAYSSFKCQPSQMQLLRARQGFRERLRMVNSAWSRGSVNDESVALVCSAALFEELTSGWATGIEVLDQALSMVLPERRSNSYQLECLFNYYLKMLQRHHGQLGLSKIWDSILHGLQTYPYSPELFSALVEISHLYTSPNKLRWTFDELCHKRPSVVAWLFALAFEMGRGGSRHRIHGLFERALANDSLRTSVLLWRSYIAYEIDIAQNPSAARRIFFRAIHACPWSKKLWLDGFLKLNSALSAKELSDLQEVMRDKELNLRTDIYEILLQDDIVS; this comes from the exons ATGGAGAGCGAAGCAGACGAAGCAGCGGCaaccgccatggccggcgagacGGGCGCACCGGAATCGCCACACCGACGGGAAGAGCCCGGAACCACCGCgccctctctcttccccctgTCCGGCGCCCCGGCGGCCGTCGCCCCGTGCGCCCCGCAGTGGCTCTCCAACTCCAGCTTCGCCGTCGACTTCGCCGCCATAAAcgaagccgccgccgccgccgcctccgccgtccACGACCGGCCCGTTTCTCCGCTGTCGGATTCGGAATCGGAGGACGGAGGAGGGAGGGAACGGAAGGGCGGCTTGCCCGCTGCCGGGACTTCCTACGACCTATTGGAGTCGTCCGAGTCCGGCGGAGATTCGAAGGGCGAgagcaggaggaggaagaagaagagcaagcgcaggaggaggagatcgagagagagaggagacgatgGGGCAGGTGACTTCGGCTCGAGGAAGTCGGATGTGAGGGCATGGGCTGGTTCGGCTGTCAAGCCTGCCAAAGATTATTACTTCGATTCTCGCGGGGACCGCGATAATTTGGCTTTCGGATCCATCTACAG AATGGACGTGGCTCGCCACAGACTTTTAAATCCTGAGAAGGCTATCGGCATTGAGTTTAGAAGGTTGTATCAACAGAAGGGTTCAATTCTGGATGCAGATGGTGATGTAGATGCCCTGGATAGTAAACTAAAGTCTGCTGGAAGATATTGGTCTCCAAAGCATTCAGCCTTGGAACGCCATAGAAATTTTAAACGCTCGCGTATTTTGGCACCAAGGAAATCCACTTCTGACCCCCCAGGAGATTTCATTGCTTTGTTGGAGCCCAAAACTTCGGGGGACAGTAAGGATGGTGGTTCAGGCgttgaaacttttatggttgagGAATCTTGGGAAGATGAGGTGCTTCGCAAGACGCGGGAGTTTAATAGGAGGACTCGAGAGAATCCCTACAATGACAAAGCTTGGCTAGAGTTTGCTGAATTTCAAGACAAGGTGGCAAGTAGGCAGCCACAGAAAGGTGCTCGCTTGCAAACTCTAGAAAAGAAGATTGGTATACTGGAGAAAGCAGCAGAGCTTAACCCAGATAATGAAGAACTGTTGCTTTGTCTCCTCAAGGCTTATCAGAGCAGAGATAGCAGCGATGTGCTCCTTGGAAGATGGGAGAAGATACTTGTACAGCATTCAAGTAGTTCCAATTTGTGGAGAGAGTTTTTACGTATACTTAAGGGGGAATTTTCCAGGTTCAAGGTTTCTGACGTGAGGAAGATGtattcacatgcaattcaagcGCTATCTTCAGCATGCAGCAAGCAGCTTAGGCAG GTTTCCCAGATATCTGATGCTTCTCTTGATCCCACTGTTGAACATCTGGAACTTGGACTTGTTGAGGTTTTTATCAGCCTTTGCAGGTTTGAGTGGCAGGCTGGTTACCGCGAACTAGCTACTGCTTTGTTCCAGGCTCAAATTGAGTTTAGTTTGTTCTGTCCTTCTTTACGCCTGACTGAGAACAGTAAGCAAAGGCTCTTTGAGCATTTTTGGAGCAGTGGTGCTGCAAGAGTTGGAGAAGAAGGGGCAGTTGGTTGGTCCACATGGctggaaaaggaggaggaagatagGCAGAGGATAATCAAGGAGGAGACCTCGCAAGATGAGGAAAAGGGAGGTTGGACAGGATGGTTTGAACCACTGTCCAAGCACGGGGAAACTGATAAACCATCAGAAGGGGTTCCTGATGCTGCTGTTGAGGATGTTGAGGAGGATGGCGAGCCTGAGGACACAAACCAGGAAGATGACACTGAAACTTTGTTAAAGATGCTAGGAATTGATATCGACACCGGTCCCAGTGACAACGTCAAAGACGTTTCCACTTGGACTAGATGGTCGGTAGAAGAGTCCTCAAGAGATTGCATTCACTGGATGCCTGTACATGCAAaatcag CAGGGAAGTCTAGTACTAATGAGGACAGTGAcaaagaagaggatgaagatcttTTTGGGGTCATTCTGTATGAGGATGTTTGTGAATACTTGTTCTCACTGTGCTCAGAAGAGAGCCGATTGTTTTTAGTGACCCagtttgttgaattttttggtGGAAAGGTATCTGAGAG GATTTGTACGAACAACTCAAGCTGGTTGGAGAAAATCCTGAGCCTTGAAGAATTGCCTGATGCTTTATTACATTGGTTTAGAAGAGTCCATGATACATTAAAGAAAGTGGATGGTACTTCAAACAGTTGCAGTATAGAATTCCTTTTGAGCTGCGAGAATGACATTTCTGAAAAGGGCCCCATGATGACTTTTTTGCGCAATGCTATCCTACTTTGTCTCACTGCTTTTCCAAGAAACTATTTCCTGGAAGAAGCAGCACTCATTGCTGAAGAGCTTTCAGTTACAAAAATGAATTCTCTTAGCTATTCTGGAGCACCATGTCGTGTACTTGCAAAGAGCCTCTTAAAAAGGGATCGTCAG GATATATTACTCTGCGGAGTTTATGCACAGAGAGAAGCTGTTGCTGGGAATATTGATCTTGCAAGAAAAGTGTTTGACATGGCATTGTCATCTGCTGAAGTGCTTCCTCCG GAACGACAGTCTGTTGCTCCACTGTTATATTTATGGTATGCTGAAGTAGAGCTTTCCAGCAATCATGACCAAGAGTCACTACTCCGCACAATGCATATTTTGTGTTGCCTAGGGAGTGGTGTAGCATACAGCTCATTCAAATGCCAACCATCGCAGATGCAACTGCTCAGAGCGCGCCAGGGGTTCAGAGAGAGATTGAGAATGGTAAATTCAGCATGGTCACGTGGTTCTGTTAACGATGAGTCTGTTGCTCTTGTGTGTTCAGCTGCTTTGTTTGAGGAGTTGACTAGTGGATGGGCAACAGGTATAGAGGTTTTAGATCAAGCTCTTTCAATGGTGCTTCCAG AGAGAAGAAGTAATAGTTATCAGCTTGAATGTCTGTTTAACTATTATCTGAAGATGCTGCAGAGACATCATGGGCAGTTGGGTCTATCTAAAATTTGGGATTCCATTTTGCATGGATTGCAGACATATCCATACAGTCCAGAACTTTTCAGTGCTCTAGTAGAGATCAGCCATCTCTATACATCACCAAATAAGCTGCGCTGGacatttgatgaattatgtCACAA GCGACCTTCGGTAGTGGCTTGGCTTTTTGCTCTGGCATTTGAGATGGGTAGAGGTGGCTCCAGGCACAGAATACATGGTTTGTTTGAGAGGGCATTGGCAAATGACAGTTTGCGGACGTCTGTATTATTGTGGCGCTCCTACATTGCATATGAGATTGATATAGCACAAAACCCTTCTGCAGctaggcgtattttctttcgaGCCATTCATGCCTGTCCATG GTCCAAAAAGTTGTGGTTGGATGGTTTTCTCAAACTAAATTCCGCCCTGAGTGCCAAAGAGCTATCTGATCTGCAAGAAGTGATGAGGGATAAAGAATTAAATCTGCGGACTGATATTTATGAGATCCTTTTGCAAGATGATATTGTATCATGA
- the LOC104456396 gene encoding nuclear exosome regulator NRDE2 isoform X2 — translation MESEADEAAATAMAGETGAPESPHRREEPGTTAPSLFPLSGAPAAVAPCAPQWLSNSSFAVDFAAINEAAAAAASAVHDRPVSPLSDSESEDGGGRERKGGLPAAGTSYDLLESSESGGDSKGESRRRKKKSKRRRRRSRERGDDGAGDFGSRKSDVRAWAGSAVKPAKDYYFDSRGDRDNLAFGSIYRMDVARHRLLNPEKAIGIEFRRLYQQKGSILDADGDVDALDSKLKSAGRYWSPKHSALERHRNFKRSRILAPRKSTSDPPGDFIALLEPKTSGDSKDGGSGVETFMVEESWEDEVLRKTREFNRRTRENPYNDKAWLEFAEFQDKVASRQPQKGARLQTLEKKIGILEKAAELNPDNEELLLCLLKAYQSRDSSDVLLGRWEKILVQHSSSSNLWREFLRILKGEFSRFKVSDVRKMYSHAIQALSSACSKQLRQVSQISDASLDPTVEHLELGLVEVFISLCRFEWQAGYRELATALFQAQIEFSLFCPSLRLTENSKQRLFEHFWSSGAARVGEEGAVGWSTWLEKEEEDRQRIIKEETSQDEEKGGWTGWFEPLSKHGETDKPSEGVPDAAVEDVEEDGEPEDTNQEDDTETLLKMLGIDIDTGPSDNVKDVSTWTRWSVEESSRDCIHWMPVHAKSGKSSTNEDSDKEEDEDLFGVILYEDVCEYLFSLCSEESRLFLVTQFVEFFGGKVSERICTNNSSWLEKILSLEELPDALLHWFRRVHDTLKKVDGTSNSCSIEFLLSCENDISEKGPMMTFLRNAILLCLTAFPRNYFLEEAALIAEELSVTKMNSLSYSGAPCRVLAKSLLKRDRQDILLCGVYAQREAVAGNIDLARKVFDMALSSAEVLPPERQSVAPLLYLWYAEVELSSNHDQESLLRTMHILCCLGSGVAYSSFKCQPSQMQLLRARQGFRERLRMVNSAWSRGSVNDESVALVCSAALFEELTSGWATGIEVLDQALSMVLPERRSNSYQLECLFNYYLKMLQRHHGQLGLSKIWDSILHGLQTYPYSPELFSALVEISHLYTSPNKLRWTFDELCHKRPSVVAWLFALAFEMGRGGSRHRIHGLFERALANDSLRTSVLLWRSYIAYEIDIAQNPSAARRIFFRAIHACPWSKKLWLDGFLKLNSALSAKELSDLQEVMRDKELNLRTDIYEILLQDDIVS, via the exons ATGGAGAGCGAAGCAGACGAAGCAGCGGCaaccgccatggccggcgagacGGGCGCACCGGAATCGCCACACCGACGGGAAGAGCCCGGAACCACCGCgccctctctcttccccctgTCCGGCGCCCCGGCGGCCGTCGCCCCGTGCGCCCCGCAGTGGCTCTCCAACTCCAGCTTCGCCGTCGACTTCGCCGCCATAAAcgaagccgccgccgccgccgcctccgccgtccACGACCGGCCCGTTTCTCCGCTGTCGGATTCGGAATCGGAGGACGGAGGAGGGAGGGAACGGAAGGGCGGCTTGCCCGCTGCCGGGACTTCCTACGACCTATTGGAGTCGTCCGAGTCCGGCGGAGATTCGAAGGGCGAgagcaggaggaggaagaagaagagcaagcgcaggaggaggagatcgagagagagaggagacgatgGGGCAGGTGACTTCGGCTCGAGGAAGTCGGATGTGAGGGCATGGGCTGGTTCGGCTGTCAAGCCTGCCAAAGATTATTACTTCGATTCTCGCGGGGACCGCGATAATTTGGCTTTCGGATCCATCTACAG AATGGACGTGGCTCGCCACAGACTTTTAAATCCTGAGAAGGCTATCGGCATTGAGTTTAGAAGGTTGTATCAACAGAAGGGTTCAATTCTGGATGCAGATGGTGATGTAGATGCCCTGGATAGTAAACTAAAGTCTGCTGGAAGATATTGGTCTCCAAAGCATTCAGCCTTGGAACGCCATAGAAATTTTAAACGCTCGCGTATTTTGGCACCAAGGAAATCCACTTCTGACCCCCCAGGAGATTTCATTGCTTTGTTGGAGCCCAAAACTTCGGGGGACAGTAAGGATGGTGGTTCAGGCgttgaaacttttatggttgagGAATCTTGGGAAGATGAGGTGCTTCGCAAGACGCGGGAGTTTAATAGGAGGACTCGAGAGAATCCCTACAATGACAAAGCTTGGCTAGAGTTTGCTGAATTTCAAGACAAGGTGGCAAGTAGGCAGCCACAGAAAGGTGCTCGCTTGCAAACTCTAGAAAAGAAGATTGGTATACTGGAGAAAGCAGCAGAGCTTAACCCAGATAATGAAGAACTGTTGCTTTGTCTCCTCAAGGCTTATCAGAGCAGAGATAGCAGCGATGTGCTCCTTGGAAGATGGGAGAAGATACTTGTACAGCATTCAAGTAGTTCCAATTTGTGGAGAGAGTTTTTACGTATACTTAAGGGGGAATTTTCCAGGTTCAAGGTTTCTGACGTGAGGAAGATGtattcacatgcaattcaagcGCTATCTTCAGCATGCAGCAAGCAGCTTAGGCAG GTTTCCCAGATATCTGATGCTTCTCTTGATCCCACTGTTGAACATCTGGAACTTGGACTTGTTGAGGTTTTTATCAGCCTTTGCAGGTTTGAGTGGCAGGCTGGTTACCGCGAACTAGCTACTGCTTTGTTCCAGGCTCAAATTGAGTTTAGTTTGTTCTGTCCTTCTTTACGCCTGACTGAGAACAGTAAGCAAAGGCTCTTTGAGCATTTTTGGAGCAGTGGTGCTGCAAGAGTTGGAGAAGAAGGGGCAGTTGGTTGGTCCACATGGctggaaaaggaggaggaagatagGCAGAGGATAATCAAGGAGGAGACCTCGCAAGATGAGGAAAAGGGAGGTTGGACAGGATGGTTTGAACCACTGTCCAAGCACGGGGAAACTGATAAACCATCAGAAGGGGTTCCTGATGCTGCTGTTGAGGATGTTGAGGAGGATGGCGAGCCTGAGGACACAAACCAGGAAGATGACACTGAAACTTTGTTAAAGATGCTAGGAATTGATATCGACACCGGTCCCAGTGACAACGTCAAAGACGTTTCCACTTGGACTAGATGGTCGGTAGAAGAGTCCTCAAGAGATTGCATTCACTGGATGCCTGTACATGCAAaatcag GGAAGTCTAGTACTAATGAGGACAGTGAcaaagaagaggatgaagatcttTTTGGGGTCATTCTGTATGAGGATGTTTGTGAATACTTGTTCTCACTGTGCTCAGAAGAGAGCCGATTGTTTTTAGTGACCCagtttgttgaattttttggtGGAAAGGTATCTGAGAG GATTTGTACGAACAACTCAAGCTGGTTGGAGAAAATCCTGAGCCTTGAAGAATTGCCTGATGCTTTATTACATTGGTTTAGAAGAGTCCATGATACATTAAAGAAAGTGGATGGTACTTCAAACAGTTGCAGTATAGAATTCCTTTTGAGCTGCGAGAATGACATTTCTGAAAAGGGCCCCATGATGACTTTTTTGCGCAATGCTATCCTACTTTGTCTCACTGCTTTTCCAAGAAACTATTTCCTGGAAGAAGCAGCACTCATTGCTGAAGAGCTTTCAGTTACAAAAATGAATTCTCTTAGCTATTCTGGAGCACCATGTCGTGTACTTGCAAAGAGCCTCTTAAAAAGGGATCGTCAG GATATATTACTCTGCGGAGTTTATGCACAGAGAGAAGCTGTTGCTGGGAATATTGATCTTGCAAGAAAAGTGTTTGACATGGCATTGTCATCTGCTGAAGTGCTTCCTCCG GAACGACAGTCTGTTGCTCCACTGTTATATTTATGGTATGCTGAAGTAGAGCTTTCCAGCAATCATGACCAAGAGTCACTACTCCGCACAATGCATATTTTGTGTTGCCTAGGGAGTGGTGTAGCATACAGCTCATTCAAATGCCAACCATCGCAGATGCAACTGCTCAGAGCGCGCCAGGGGTTCAGAGAGAGATTGAGAATGGTAAATTCAGCATGGTCACGTGGTTCTGTTAACGATGAGTCTGTTGCTCTTGTGTGTTCAGCTGCTTTGTTTGAGGAGTTGACTAGTGGATGGGCAACAGGTATAGAGGTTTTAGATCAAGCTCTTTCAATGGTGCTTCCAG AGAGAAGAAGTAATAGTTATCAGCTTGAATGTCTGTTTAACTATTATCTGAAGATGCTGCAGAGACATCATGGGCAGTTGGGTCTATCTAAAATTTGGGATTCCATTTTGCATGGATTGCAGACATATCCATACAGTCCAGAACTTTTCAGTGCTCTAGTAGAGATCAGCCATCTCTATACATCACCAAATAAGCTGCGCTGGacatttgatgaattatgtCACAA GCGACCTTCGGTAGTGGCTTGGCTTTTTGCTCTGGCATTTGAGATGGGTAGAGGTGGCTCCAGGCACAGAATACATGGTTTGTTTGAGAGGGCATTGGCAAATGACAGTTTGCGGACGTCTGTATTATTGTGGCGCTCCTACATTGCATATGAGATTGATATAGCACAAAACCCTTCTGCAGctaggcgtattttctttcgaGCCATTCATGCCTGTCCATG GTCCAAAAAGTTGTGGTTGGATGGTTTTCTCAAACTAAATTCCGCCCTGAGTGCCAAAGAGCTATCTGATCTGCAAGAAGTGATGAGGGATAAAGAATTAAATCTGCGGACTGATATTTATGAGATCCTTTTGCAAGATGATATTGTATCATGA